In one window of Ferrovum sp. PN-J185 DNA:
- the acpS gene encoding holo-ACP synthase encodes MIIGIGTDIVKISRIHQALTRFGHRFAEKILTEYEMDRFKKHVQPARYLAKRFAVKEAFSKAMGTGIRSPVTWKNIGTTHYPSGAPRLDFSLTLQELVKSRGITHTHLTVTDEENMAIAFVILERD; translated from the coding sequence ATGATTATTGGTATTGGTACAGATATCGTAAAAATATCGCGTATACATCAAGCTTTAACTAGATTTGGCCATCGATTTGCTGAAAAAATTTTAACTGAATATGAGATGGATCGTTTTAAAAAACATGTACAACCAGCGCGATATCTTGCAAAACGATTTGCAGTTAAAGAAGCTTTTTCTAAAGCAATGGGGACGGGTATTCGATCACCTGTAACATGGAAAAATATAGGTACTACACATTATCCAAGTGGGGCACCACGATTAGATTTTTCACTAACTTTACAAGAATTAGTAAAAAGTAGAGGAATTACACATACTCATTTAACAGTTACCGATGAAGAAAATATGGCTATTGCTTTTGTAATTTTAGAGAGGGATTAG
- the pdxJ gene encoding pyridoxine 5'-phosphate synthase: protein MIQLGVNIDHIATIRQARGTKYPSPVQAALLAEYAGADAITLHLREDRRHIQDRDLEILKEVLTTRMNLEMAVTDEMLNIAVKTKPHDVCLVPERRQEITTEGGLDVIKHFDKVQQACAILREQGIRVSLFINTDKNQIQAAKEAGAPVIELHTGQFAELEHESEQQIELSKIKQAVTFGNQLGLRVNAGHGLNYKNTHFVASIPGISELNIGHAIVAHALFVGWENAVREMKQIITSTAYKS from the coding sequence GTGATACAACTTGGCGTGAATATAGATCATATTGCTACCATCAGACAGGCGCGAGGAACTAAATATCCCAGCCCAGTTCAAGCTGCTTTGCTTGCTGAATACGCAGGAGCTGATGCAATTACCTTACATCTAAGAGAAGACAGACGACACATACAAGATCGTGACTTAGAAATTCTAAAAGAAGTGTTAACTACACGTATGAATCTTGAAATGGCAGTTACAGATGAGATGTTAAATATTGCAGTTAAAACTAAACCTCATGATGTTTGTCTCGTTCCTGAAAGAAGACAAGAAATCACGACTGAGGGTGGTTTAGATGTGATTAAGCACTTTGATAAAGTACAACAAGCTTGTGCTATTTTAAGGGAGCAAGGTATTAGGGTATCTTTATTTATCAATACTGATAAAAACCAAATACAAGCCGCAAAGGAAGCAGGGGCTCCTGTTATTGAGTTGCATACGGGGCAATTTGCTGAGCTGGAACATGAGTCAGAACAACAAATAGAGTTATCAAAAATTAAACAAGCCGTCACCTTTGGTAATCAACTAGGTTTACGTGTAAACGCAGGACATGGTCTAAATTATAAAAACACCCATTTTGTGGCTTCAATTCCTGGTATAAGTGAACTCAACATTGGTCACGCAATTGTTGCCCATGCACTATTTGTAGGTTGGGAAAATGCCGTGCGTGAAATGAAACAAATTATCACCAGTACAGCCTATAAATCATGA
- a CDS encoding uracil-DNA glycosylase, which translates to MVFSCTRCSRLTTFLLETKEHHPDYFCQPVPPFGDDNAQLLIVGLAPGMHGANRTGRPFTGDYAGILLYQTLHDFKFCNHSESINTKDGLLLQNVKITNAVKCLPPQNKPLPTEIKECNRYLAHEILDSHSLKVILALGKIAHDAVLTVFNEKKSVYPFKHGSVYQLKEKYTLISSYHCSRYNTQTNRLTKDMFYSIFKEINLLLDRRHEYK; encoded by the coding sequence ATGGTATTTAGCTGTACACGTTGCTCTCGCTTAACTACTTTTTTATTAGAAACGAAAGAACACCATCCAGATTATTTTTGTCAGCCTGTCCCTCCATTTGGAGATGATAATGCTCAATTACTCATTGTAGGTCTAGCACCAGGAATGCATGGTGCTAATCGAACTGGTAGGCCATTCACGGGTGATTATGCAGGTATTTTACTTTATCAAACATTACATGACTTTAAATTTTGTAATCATTCTGAATCGATTAATACAAAAGATGGTTTGTTGCTACAAAATGTAAAAATCACTAATGCAGTTAAGTGTCTACCACCACAAAATAAGCCCTTGCCAACAGAAATAAAAGAGTGCAATAGATACTTAGCACATGAAATTTTAGACAGTCATTCCTTAAAAGTAATTTTAGCGTTAGGGAAGATTGCACATGATGCGGTATTAACAGTATTTAATGAAAAAAAATCTGTGTATCCATTTAAACACGGCAGTGTATATCAATTAAAAGAAAAATATACCCTTATTAGTAGTTATCACTGTAGTCGTTACAATACGCAAACCAATCGGTTAACCAAGGATATGTTTTATTCTATATTTAAAGAAATTAACTTATTGTTAGATAGGCGCCATGAGTACAAATGA
- a CDS encoding cation diffusion facilitator family transporter: MIVHHKHEPHVHHDPAGHEHHAHKPKTTQAMLSALIFTVGFAVLELVAGYFSNSLALISDSGHMVSDALSLALGSLAVWMGKRPPSQKHSYGLQRAEVLAALFNGILLLVVILGIVVEAILRISQPHQVHAMTVVIVSIIGMIMNTVNALFLSKMEHGLNSRAAMIHVIGDFFGSLAALIAGAVIWWTGWMPIDPILSLVVAGIMLFSTLKILNESVHVLMEGVPDGVSLVQVGDQLAHLDGVISVHDLHIWTLTSGMVALSAHLQIKSLTDWPQILSRTLAMLEREHGIVHVTLQPEVSENGI, translated from the coding sequence ATGATTGTGCATCATAAACACGAGCCACATGTACATCATGATCCAGCAGGTCATGAACATCATGCGCATAAACCTAAAACCACACAGGCTATGCTCTCTGCACTCATCTTTACCGTAGGTTTTGCTGTATTGGAACTCGTCGCTGGATATTTTTCTAATTCATTAGCATTGATATCTGATTCAGGTCATATGGTCTCTGATGCGTTATCTTTAGCTTTAGGCTCTTTAGCAGTATGGATGGGTAAACGTCCCCCCTCCCAAAAACACAGTTATGGATTACAACGTGCAGAAGTACTTGCTGCATTATTTAATGGGATATTATTATTAGTTGTGATTTTAGGTATTGTTGTAGAGGCTATTTTAAGAATCTCTCAACCCCATCAGGTACATGCAATGACTGTAGTAATCGTGTCTATTATCGGCATGATAATGAATACTGTAAATGCATTATTTTTATCTAAAATGGAGCATGGCTTAAATTCGCGTGCTGCAATGATCCATGTGATTGGCGACTTTTTTGGATCCCTTGCAGCATTAATAGCAGGTGCTGTTATCTGGTGGACAGGTTGGATGCCTATTGACCCAATTCTCTCATTGGTTGTTGCAGGTATTATGCTATTTTCAACATTAAAAATTTTAAATGAGTCTGTACACGTACTCATGGAAGGGGTACCAGATGGGGTTTCACTCGTACAAGTTGGCGATCAACTTGCTCATTTAGATGGCGTTATTTCTGTACATGATTTACATATTTGGACGCTAACTTCAGGTATGGTGGCATTATCTGCTCATCTTCAAATTAAATCTTTAACAGATTGGCCACAGATTTTATCTCGTACATTAGCAATGCTTGAACGTGAACATGGAATTGTTCATGTTACTTTACAACCAGAAGTGAGTGAAAATGGTATTTAG
- the nagZ gene encoding beta-N-acetylhexosaminidase, whose amino-acid sequence MIDIKGFELDATEKQMIANPLVGGIILFTRNFENIEQIQSLINDCKSVKNDLIIAIDHEGGRVQRFRTGFTALPPMSFLGDLFDKSSSIACDLAFHLAVVLAYELKMIGVNLSFTPVLDLHYGHSEVIGNRSFHRKPEIVTLLNQFFIKGLHFCGFPSVGKHFPGHGYVNADSHLTLPVDDRQFDLIINQDVLPYKALIDSGLDAVMPAHVVYSQVDQQSAGFSSYWLQSILRDQLHFDGVIFSDDLAMEGAVSTGTPAQRAQAAFKAGCDMVLICNKPSETEALLDGLKNTSINSLSLTRLEKMMAVSSQSSVSKEHYNNSLDFVKTWI is encoded by the coding sequence ATGATTGATATTAAAGGGTTTGAATTGGATGCGACTGAAAAGCAGATGATCGCAAATCCTCTAGTAGGTGGAATAATACTCTTTACAAGAAACTTTGAAAATATTGAACAAATCCAATCACTTATTAACGACTGTAAAAGTGTAAAAAATGATTTAATCATTGCTATAGATCATGAGGGTGGTAGGGTACAGCGATTTAGAACAGGATTTACAGCACTCCCACCCATGTCTTTTTTGGGCGATCTTTTTGATAAATCTTCATCTATAGCATGTGATTTAGCATTTCACCTAGCAGTTGTTTTAGCGTATGAATTAAAAATGATTGGTGTTAATTTGTCGTTTACACCAGTTTTAGATCTTCATTATGGGCATAGTGAAGTAATTGGTAATCGCTCTTTTCATAGAAAGCCTGAGATTGTCACTCTATTAAATCAATTTTTTATTAAAGGTCTTCATTTTTGTGGATTCCCTTCTGTTGGTAAACATTTCCCTGGTCATGGTTATGTTAATGCTGACTCTCATTTAACACTTCCAGTAGATGATAGGCAGTTTGACTTAATCATAAATCAGGATGTATTGCCTTATAAAGCATTAATTGATAGCGGCTTAGATGCGGTAATGCCGGCTCATGTTGTTTACTCTCAAGTGGACCAACAATCTGCAGGTTTTTCCTCTTATTGGCTACAATCTATTCTCCGTGATCAGCTTCATTTTGATGGTGTTATTTTTAGCGATGATCTGGCTATGGAAGGTGCTGTTAGCACAGGTACTCCAGCACAACGCGCCCAAGCTGCGTTTAAAGCTGGGTGTGATATGGTATTGATATGCAATAAACCAAGTGAAACAGAAGCTCTACTAGATGGACTTAAAAATACATCAATCAATTCTTTAAGTTTAACCAGATTAGAAAAAATGATGGCTGTTAGCAGTCAATCTTCTGTCTCAAAAGAACATTATAATAATAGTTTAGATTTTGTTAAAACATGGATATAA